Proteins from a single region of Hordeum vulgare subsp. vulgare chromosome 6H, MorexV3_pseudomolecules_assembly, whole genome shotgun sequence:
- the LOC123401705 gene encoding transmembrane 9 superfamily member 11, translating into MARPRSTRALLALALAAAAAALLLATPPAAHAFYLPGSYPHKYSPGEPLSVKVNSLTSIDTEIPYSYYSLPFCAPPEGVKDSAENLGELLMGDRIESSPYRFRMHANESDVLLCRSPPLDPKTFALLKRRIDEMYQVNLILDNLPAIRYTRKDDYFLRWTGYPVGIRVGVDYYVFNHLQFTVLVHRYEDPNVARVMGAAGDASDGAIPAATAGRDASASSGWMVVGFEVVPCSIKHNPEDAKAVKMYGRFPSKIKCDPTTVSMSIKENEPIVYTYEVSFVESDIKWPSRWDAYLKMEGAKVHWFSILNSLMVIAFLAGIVFVILLRTVRRDLTRYEELDSEAQAQMNEELSGWKLVVSDVFRAPSNPMLLCMMVGDGVQILGMAVVTILFAALGFMSPASRGTLITGMLFFYLVLGILAGYASVRVWKTIRCGDHSGWVGVSWRTACFFPGIAFLILTTLNFLLWGSQSTGAIPFSLFVVLILLWFCISVPLTLVGGFLGAKAPHIEYPVRTNQIPREIPAQKYPSWLLVLGAGTLPFGTLFIELFFIMSSIWMGRVYYVFGFLFIVMLLLVIVCAEVSLVLTYMHLCVEDWKWWWKSFFSSGSVAIYIFLYSINYLVFDLKSLSGPVSATLYLGYSLFMVIAIMLATGTVGFISSFCFVHYLFSSVKAD; encoded by the coding sequence ATGGCCCGCCCCCGCTCCACGCGCGCGCTCCTGGCGCTcgccctggcggcggcggcggcggcgctcctcCTCGCCACCCCGCCCGCGGCCCACGCGTTCTACCTCCCGGGGAGCTACCCGCACAAGTACTCCCCCGGGGAGCCGCTGAGCGTCAAGGTGAACTCGCTCACCTCCATCGACACCGAGATCCCCTACAGCTACTACAGCCTGCCCTTCTGCGCCCCGCCGGAGGGGGTCAAGGACAGCGCCGAGAACCTCGGCGAGCTGCTCATGGGCGACCGCATCGAGAGCTCGCCCTACCGCTTCCGGATGCACGCCAACGAGTCGGACGTGCTGCTCTGCCGCTCCCCGCCGCTCGACCCCAAGACCTTCGCCCTCCTCAAGCGCCGCATCGACGAGATGTACCAGGTCAACCTCATCCTCGACAACCTCCCCGCCATCCGCTACACCCGCAAGGACGACTACTTCCTCCGCTGGACCGGCTACCCCGTCGGCATCCGCGTCGGCGTCGACTACTacgtcttcaaccacctccagttCACCGTGCTCGTGCACCGCTACGAGGACCCCAACGTCGCCCGCGTCATGGGCGCCGCCGGCGACGCTTCCGACGGCGCCATCCCGGCCGCCACCGCCGGCAGGGACGCCTCTGCCTCCTCCGGGTGGATGGTCGTCGGCTTCGAGGTCGTGCCCTGCAGCATCAAGCACAACCCCGAGGACGCCAAGGCCGTCAAGATGTACGGCAGGTTCCCCAGCAAGATCAAGTGCGACCCCACCACCGTCTCCATGAGCATCAAGGAGAACGAGCCCATCGTCTACACCTACGAGGTCTCCTTCGTCGAGAGCGACATCAAGTGGCCCTCCAGGTGGGACGCATACCTCAAGATGGAGGGCGCCAAGGTGCACTGGTTCTCCATCCTCAACTCGCTCATGGTCATTGCCTTCCTCGCCGGCATCGTCTTCGTCATACTGCTCAGGACCGTCAGGCGTGACCTCACGAGGTACGAGGAGCTCGACAGCGAGGCTCAGGCCCAGATGAACGAGGAGCTCTCCGGGTGGAAGCTCGTCGTCAGCGATGTCTTCCGCGCGCCCAGCAACCCAATGCTGCTCTGCATGATGGTTGGGGATGGGGTTCAGATCCTTGGAATGGCCGTGGTCACCATCCTCTTTGCAGCGCTCGGGTTCATGTCGCCGGCCTCCCGTGGTACCCTCATCACAGGCATGCTCTTCTTTTACCTGGTCCTCGGGATCCTGGCTGGATACGCCAGTGTCCGCGTGTGGAAGACAATCAGGTGTGGAGATCACTCAGGTTGGGTGGGTGTTTCGTGGAGGACAGCCTGTTTCTTCCCCGGCATTGCTTTCCTGATCCTCACCACACTCAACTTCCTGCTGTGGGGAAGCCAGAGCACCGGGGCCATCCCCTTCTCGCTGTTCGTTGTGCTGATCCTGCTCTGGTTCTGCATCTCGGTGCCGCTTACACTCGTCGGTGGGTTCCTCGGAGCCAAGGCGCCGCACATTGAGTACCCTGTGCGCACAAACCAGATCCCGCGTGAGATCCCTGCTCAGAAGTACCCGTCCTGGCTGCTGGTTCTCGGTGCCGGCACACTGCCCTTCGGCACCCTGTTCATcgagctcttcttcatcatgtcaagCATCTGGATGGGCCGCGTGTACTACGTCTTCGGGTTCCTCTTCATCGTGATGCTGCTCCTGGTCATCGTCTGCGCCGAGGTCTCCCTGGTCCTGACCTACATGCACCTCTGCGTCGAGGACTGGAAGTGGTGGTGGAAGTCATTCTTCTCGTCCGGATCCGTGGCCATCTACATCTTCCTCTACTCGATCAACTACCTGGTGTTCGACCTCAAGAGCCTAAGCGGGCCGGTGTCGGCGACCCTCTACCTCGGCTACTCGCTCTTCATGGTCATCGCCATCATGCTGGCCACCGGCACGGTTGGGTTCATCTCCTCGTTCTGCTTCGTGCACTATCTCTTCTCGTCTGTGAAGGCCGATTAA